The following proteins are encoded in a genomic region of Alphaproteobacteria bacterium:
- a CDS encoding pitrilysin family protein, giving the protein MAGTVKGALITALALLIALPAPAQAKVFNPVSFTLDNGMEVVVVPNHRAPVVHHMLWFKVGAADEEPGKSGLAHYLEHLLFKGTPSMAAGAYSKVIAAAGGHDNAFTSNDYTGYYATVPAEFLPKLMAMEADRMQNLALTDEAARPELSVVLAERRQRTDDDPQGRFQEKMMAAVYGGHAYGRPVIGWRKEVEKMNFRTAAEFYHRWYHPNNAVLVISGDVTPERVKELAAETYDLVPSQELPPRFDPDAGLKPRQKPGSVTVKDPDVQQPVLQRIYVAPSYRTAHEREAYALEVLAEILDGGEVGRLYRSLAVRQKLAVGTGADYHPDARGPGQFTFGVSLRPGANPSKVAAALDSLLRDVVQKGVTPEETAQAVKRLTRQAIFARDHLTAPGRSFGQTLATGGTIKDVENWPEHIESVTAEDINEAARKLFGGKDYVTGFLLPTGGKRGAKPAAVKPPQEEIR; this is encoded by the coding sequence ATGGCTGGGACTGTGAAGGGCGCCCTCATCACGGCGCTGGCGTTGCTGATCGCCCTTCCCGCCCCCGCCCAAGCCAAGGTTTTCAATCCCGTCAGTTTTACGCTCGACAATGGCATGGAAGTCGTGGTGGTGCCCAATCACCGCGCGCCGGTGGTGCATCACATGCTGTGGTTCAAAGTCGGCGCGGCGGATGAGGAGCCGGGAAAATCCGGCCTCGCGCATTATCTCGAGCATCTGTTATTCAAGGGAACGCCTTCCATGGCGGCGGGCGCGTACAGCAAGGTCATCGCCGCGGCGGGCGGGCACGACAATGCCTTCACTTCCAACGATTATACCGGCTATTACGCCACCGTTCCCGCCGAGTTTCTGCCGAAGCTGATGGCGATGGAAGCCGACCGGATGCAGAATCTCGCGCTGACCGATGAGGCGGCGCGGCCCGAGCTCAGCGTCGTGCTGGCGGAACGGCGGCAGCGCACCGACGACGATCCGCAAGGCCGGTTTCAGGAAAAAATGATGGCGGCGGTTTATGGCGGGCACGCCTATGGCCGCCCCGTCATCGGCTGGCGCAAGGAGGTGGAGAAAATGAATTTCCGCACCGCCGCCGAATTCTATCATCGCTGGTATCATCCCAATAACGCCGTGCTGGTCATCAGCGGCGACGTCACGCCCGAGCGCGTCAAGGAGCTTGCCGCCGAGACTTACGATCTGGTGCCGTCGCAAGAATTGCCGCCGCGCTTCGATCCGGACGCGGGGCTGAAGCCGCGCCAGAAGCCCGGCTCGGTCACGGTCAAGGATCCCGACGTGCAGCAGCCCGTTCTGCAGCGGATTTATGTCGCGCCGTCATACCGCACCGCGCATGAGCGCGAGGCCTATGCGCTCGAAGTGCTGGCCGAGATTCTCGACGGCGGCGAGGTCGGCAGGCTCTACCGTTCGCTTGCCGTGCGGCAAAAACTGGCGGTCGGAACCGGCGCCGATTATCATCCCGACGCGCGCGGGCCGGGGCAATTCACCTTCGGCGTCTCGCTGCGTCCGGGGGCGAATCCCTCCAAGGTCGCGGCGGCGCTGGATAGCTTGTTGCGCGATGTCGTTCAAAAAGGCGTGACGCCAGAGGAAACCGCCCAGGCCGTCAAGAGGCTGACGCGGCAGGCGATTTTCGCCCGCGACCATCTCACCGCGCCGGGGCGCTCTTTCGGCCAGACTCTGGCGACGGGCGGGACGATCAAGGATGTCGAGAATTGGCCGGAACATATAGAATCGGTGACGGCCGAAGATATCAATGAGGCGGCGCGCAAACTGTTCGGCGGCAAGGATTACGTGACCGGCTTTCTGCTGCCGACCGGCGGCAAGCGCGGCGCGAAGCCGGCTGCCGTCAAGCCGCCGCAGGAGGAGATACGGTGA
- a CDS encoding SDR family oxidoreductase gives MAKELEGKVAVVTGASSGIGLASLEAMIAAGAQLVAVARDTKALDALHEKHGDAVIPLAMDLLDPKERASLVPKVLAETGRIDIFHANAGAYVDGNVINNDPETIDRVIDLNYKTVIHNVRDVLPHMIERKTGDIVVTSSLAGHYPTPWEPVYASSKLAINRFVEITRRQHRDDGVRLMEISPGPVETSMVASWEPERLKKAKEDGILIPAKEIGEAVMFVVTRPRGMTVRDMVIIPSGFDL, from the coding sequence ATGGCAAAAGAATTAGAAGGCAAGGTTGCCGTCGTGACCGGGGCCTCATCGGGCATTGGATTGGCCAGCCTGGAGGCGATGATTGCGGCAGGCGCGCAACTGGTGGCGGTCGCCCGCGACACCAAAGCGCTGGACGCGCTCCACGAGAAGCATGGCGATGCCGTGATCCCGCTGGCGATGGATCTGCTCGATCCGAAGGAACGGGCCTCCCTGGTGCCGAAAGTCCTCGCGGAAACCGGCCGCATCGACATCTTTCATGCGAATGCGGGCGCCTATGTCGACGGCAACGTGATCAACAACGATCCCGAGACCATCGACCGGGTGATCGACCTGAATTACAAAACCGTGATCCACAATGTGCGCGACGTTCTGCCCCACATGATCGAGCGCAAGACCGGCGACATCGTCGTCACGAGCTCGCTGGCGGGCCATTATCCTACGCCGTGGGAGCCGGTCTATGCGTCGTCGAAGCTGGCGATCAACAGATTCGTCGAGATCACGCGGCGTCAGCACCGTGATGACGGCGTTCGCCTGATGGAAATCTCGCCCGGCCCCGTCGAAACCTCGATGGTCGCGAGCTGGGAGCCCGAGAGGCTGAAGAAAGCCAAGGAAGACGGCATCCTGATTCCCGCCAAGGAAATCGGCGAAGCGGTGATGTTCGTGGTGACGCGTCCGCGCGGCATGACGGTTCGCGACATGGTCATTATCCCCAGCGGATTCGACCTCTAA
- a CDS encoding DUF3035 domain-containing protein — protein sequence MRHKFLPLLLLPLLLSACGETREVFGLGRVTPDEFAVVDRPPLAIPPDFKLRPPAPGAARPQELTPAQRAAQATFGTAAAAPPAAGAKDNAEKDLLAKAGADKAAPDIRRTVDQEASQRVSTSRHLADDLLWWRKDKADTSATVNADAEAKRVRDNQAKGKPANEGATPIIERRKSGWLGL from the coding sequence ATGCGCCACAAGTTTCTGCCGCTTTTGCTGCTGCCACTGCTTCTCTCCGCTTGCGGCGAGACGCGCGAAGTGTTCGGCCTCGGCCGCGTGACCCCGGACGAGTTCGCGGTCGTGGACCGCCCGCCGCTCGCCATCCCCCCCGATTTCAAGCTGCGTCCGCCCGCGCCCGGCGCGGCGCGTCCGCAGGAACTGACGCCGGCCCAGCGCGCGGCTCAGGCCACGTTCGGCACCGCTGCCGCAGCGCCGCCCGCCGCCGGCGCCAAGGACAATGCCGAGAAAGATCTGCTCGCGAAGGCCGGCGCCGACAAGGCCGCGCCCGATATCCGCCGCACCGTCGATCAGGAAGCCTCGCAGCGCGTCAGCACCAGCCGCCATCTGGCGGATGATTTGCTGTGGTGGCGCAAGGACAAGGCGGACACATCGGCCACCGTCAATGCCGACGCCGAAGCGAAGCGCGTGCGCGACAATCAGGCCAAGGGCAAGCCCGCCAATGAAGGCGCGACGCCGATCATCGAGCGCCGGAAGTCGGGATGGCTGGGACTGTGA
- a CDS encoding nucleotidyltransferase domain-containing protein produces the protein MPYGIDDRHIAMLQTVFRGMPEVERVLMFGSRARGDFNAASDIDLAVAAPGLDFSGFLGLKAKFEELPLVYKIDLVHMNGLEDHSLREKIARDGVLFYERNSI, from the coding sequence ATGCCTTATGGAATCGATGACCGCCATATCGCCATGCTGCAGACCGTATTCCGCGGCATGCCTGAAGTGGAGCGGGTGCTGATGTTCGGTTCGCGCGCGCGGGGCGATTTCAACGCCGCCTCCGATATCGATCTGGCGGTCGCTGCGCCGGGATTGGATTTTTCCGGCTTTCTCGGGCTCAAGGCCAAATTCGAGGAGTTGCCCCTGGTCTATAAAATCGACCTTGTGCATATGAACGGGCTTGAAGACCATTCTCTGCGGGAAAAAATCGCCCGTGACGGCGTGTTGTTTTATGAAAGGAATAGCATATAA
- a CDS encoding phosphoribosyl-ATP diphosphatase — translation MSEDLHIFARLFAIVKSRRKGDPATSYTAKLFARGVPKIAQKVGEEATELVIEAVRGDKIKIREESADLLYHLLVLWAASGITPDQVGKVLEKRLGQSGIAEKAGRGKR, via the coding sequence ATGTCCGAGGATTTGCATATCTTCGCCCGCCTGTTCGCCATCGTGAAATCGCGGCGCAAGGGCGATCCGGCAACCTCCTATACCGCGAAGCTGTTCGCGCGCGGCGTGCCTAAGATCGCGCAGAAGGTGGGCGAGGAAGCGACCGAGCTCGTCATCGAAGCGGTGCGCGGCGACAAGATAAAAATCCGCGAGGAATCCGCCGACCTGCTCTATCATCTGCTGGTGCTGTGGGCGGCGAGCGGAATTACCCCCGATCAGGTGGGCAAAGTCCTGGAAAAACGCCTCGGCCAAAGCGGCATCGCGGAAAAAGCCGGGCGCGGGAAGCGATAA
- a CDS encoding HI0074 family nucleotidyltransferase substrate-binding subunit: MNLDERYRERIGDFRKALAKLRQGLDEASTELGRDGVIQRFEFTYEQAWKTLKLWLAGKDIDVRNAKDALREALGQGLLDDGGLWSRLHENRNLTSHTYDSAVAAAVYAFIAAEGYAALARLLEKLETAKPG, from the coding sequence ATGAATCTCGACGAACGCTACCGGGAACGGATTGGCGATTTCCGCAAGGCGCTGGCAAAACTGCGGCAAGGGCTCGATGAAGCGAGCACCGAGCTTGGCCGCGACGGCGTGATCCAGCGTTTTGAATTCACCTATGAACAAGCCTGGAAAACGCTCAAATTATGGCTCGCGGGGAAAGACATCGACGTCCGCAATGCCAAGGACGCTCTGCGGGAGGCCCTGGGACAGGGATTGCTCGACGATGGCGGCCTGTGGTCGCGCCTGCATGAAAATAGAAATTTAACCTCTCATACCTACGATTCAGCCGTGGCCGCCGCCGTCTATGCCTTCATCGCGGCGGAGGGATACGCGGCATTGGCGCGCCTGCTGGAAAAGCTCGAAACGGCGAAGCCCGGATAA
- a CDS encoding glycosyltransferase family 9 protein: MAQDTNRSINSIGVLVGLDLIGDALIKLPFIRALRTAFPQAEISWITTQGKSFFSGPLRELSRPYLDHVLEQPEFLAEPDKAAPRYDILIDTRNRWRMAREARRIPHEVFIAPAMRYLFSDRRPLMFWHKQPHIRDRLLELVRLAAGRMPEVAGGIPVPESYRAKAAAALPEGPVYAGLVPGAGNKVKIWPRERFVELAARQQAAGRVPAFLIGPQETEWLAELQAAVPSAKFPLQDPVWGGAYDLAATMAVGERLACAVTGDNGTSHMLAAVDCPLVSLFGPTNAAKLAPRVSHGKVIIAQQFGGEAMALIPLDAVARAADELCGGIGAAIVAAKRAAS, encoded by the coding sequence ATGGCGCAAGATACTAATCGGTCGATCAACAGCATCGGCGTCCTGGTGGGACTCGATCTGATCGGCGACGCGCTCATCAAGCTGCCCTTCATCCGCGCGCTGCGCACCGCCTTTCCGCAGGCCGAGATTTCCTGGATCACCACCCAGGGCAAAAGCTTTTTCTCCGGCCCGCTGCGCGAACTGTCCCGGCCCTATCTCGATCACGTCCTCGAGCAGCCCGAATTTCTCGCCGAGCCGGATAAAGCCGCGCCGCGCTACGACATCCTGATCGATACCCGCAACCGCTGGCGCATGGCCCGCGAGGCGCGGCGCATTCCCCATGAGGTTTTTATCGCACCCGCCATGCGCTACCTGTTTTCCGACCGCAGGCCGCTGATGTTCTGGCATAAGCAGCCGCATATCCGCGACCGGCTGCTCGAGCTGGTGCGGCTCGCGGCGGGACGCATGCCGGAAGTCGCGGGCGGGATTCCGGTGCCGGAATCCTATCGCGCCAAGGCGGCGGCGGCCTTGCCGGAAGGGCCGGTCTATGCCGGGCTGGTGCCGGGCGCGGGGAATAAAGTCAAAATCTGGCCGCGCGAGCGGTTCGTCGAGCTTGCCGCGCGCCAGCAAGCGGCGGGACGCGTCCCGGCCTTTCTCATAGGCCCGCAGGAAACCGAATGGCTGGCCGAATTGCAGGCCGCCGTGCCGTCGGCGAAATTCCCGCTGCAAGACCCGGTCTGGGGCGGCGCCTACGATCTTGCCGCCACCATGGCCGTCGGCGAGCGGCTCGCCTGCGCCGTCACCGGCGATAACGGAACCAGCCACATGCTGGCCGCCGTCGATTGCCCGCTGGTGTCGCTGTTCGGCCCGACCAACGCCGCCAAGCTCGCCCCGCGCGTCAGCCACGGCAAAGTCATCATCGCGCAGCAATTCGGCGGCGAAGCGATGGCGCTGATTCCCCTGGATGCCGTCGCCCGGGCTGCGGATGAATTGTGCGGCGGCATCGGGGCGGCTATAGTCGCCGCCAAGAGGGCGGCATCATGA
- the lspA gene encoding signal peptidase II, whose protein sequence is MGKYGSGHDDNNDDGNERDDRDAVARDRFKHLEDAWDKSVLYGFAIAAGILAVVADQASKWWILEKLSGGRSMEVMPFLRFDLVWNKGITFGMLGHDHHGSMQSRILSALSFAIMFALVQWLMRVKHPFAATGIGLVIGGALGNVIDRAQHEAVVDFIHFSFYPWVFNVADSAIMIGVALLLIDSFLNRHEE, encoded by the coding sequence ATGGGAAAATACGGTAGCGGCCACGATGATAATAACGACGATGGCAATGAGCGCGATGATCGCGACGCCGTCGCCCGCGACCGCTTTAAGCATTTAGAAGACGCCTGGGACAAATCCGTCCTTTATGGCTTCGCCATCGCCGCGGGCATTCTCGCCGTCGTGGCGGACCAGGCCAGCAAATGGTGGATACTCGAAAAACTGAGCGGCGGGCGCAGCATGGAAGTCATGCCGTTCCTGCGCTTCGACCTGGTGTGGAACAAGGGCATCACCTTCGGGATGCTGGGACACGACCATCATGGCAGCATGCAGTCGCGCATCCTTAGCGCGCTGTCCTTCGCCATTATGTTCGCGCTGGTGCAATGGCTGATGCGGGTCAAGCATCCATTCGCCGCCACCGGGATTGGCCTCGTCATCGGCGGCGCGCTCGGCAATGTCATCGACCGGGCGCAGCATGAAGCCGTGGTCGATTTCATCCATTTTTCTTTCTATCCGTGGGTCTTTAACGTCGCCGACAGCGCCATCATGATCGGCGTCGCGCTGCTGCTGATCGATTCGTTCCTGAATCGCCACGAGGAATAG
- the pgi gene encoding glucose-6-phosphate isomerase has product MTKLTQSPAWRKLQTEKERLGATPLKELFTQDGARFARLQTGIGGLLMDYSKQWVDEDAVKALCGLAAQQGLTGWRARMLAGETINHTEGRAVLHTALRRDFAQPLMLGGHDAMQDVRAVHERMAKTVEAVRGGAWKGATGKTITDIVNIGIGGSDLGPRMVVAALQDYKALPRAHFAANADADELQRVFAACDPETTLFVVVSKTFTTQETMLNAVTARRWIIEKFGEKLGEAAVGKHMLAVSTNLKATAGFGLPDENVFGFWDWVGGRYSLWSAVGMSIALALGMDRFDALRAGAAAMDRHFAEAPLEKNLPVLMGLVGVWNRNFLGCAALAVLPYAERLRHFPGFLQQLEMESNGKSVDRDGGALDYATSPVIFGSSGTVGQHSFYQMLHQGTDVIPADFIGVRNNEFDFPEQQDVMHAHLLAQGEALLRGRSAQELASATPDPALVPHRVAPGNRPSTTLLLDRLDAFHLGLLTALYEHKVFVQSVVWNINAFDQWGVELGKQMAGSLLEDLRSDAPPRPRDGSTNGLLKLIRKK; this is encoded by the coding sequence ATGACCAAGCTCACCCAATCGCCGGCCTGGAGAAAATTGCAGACGGAAAAAGAGCGGCTTGGCGCGACGCCGCTGAAGGAGCTGTTCACGCAGGATGGCGCGCGCTTCGCCCGTTTGCAGACCGGCATCGGCGGCCTGCTGATGGATTATTCCAAACAGTGGGTGGACGAGGACGCGGTCAAGGCGCTATGCGGCCTCGCCGCGCAGCAGGGCCTGACCGGCTGGCGCGCCCGGATGCTGGCGGGCGAGACGATCAATCATACCGAAGGCCGCGCCGTCCTGCACACCGCCTTGCGCCGCGATTTCGCCCAGCCCTTGATGCTCGGCGGCCATGACGCGATGCAGGACGTGCGCGCGGTTCACGAGCGCATGGCGAAGACCGTCGAGGCCGTGCGCGGCGGGGCCTGGAAGGGCGCTACCGGAAAAACCATCACCGACATCGTCAATATCGGCATCGGCGGCTCCGATCTCGGGCCGCGCATGGTCGTCGCGGCGCTGCAGGATTACAAGGCTTTGCCGCGCGCGCATTTCGCCGCCAACGCCGACGCCGACGAATTGCAGCGCGTCTTCGCCGCCTGCGATCCGGAAACGACTTTATTCGTCGTGGTGTCGAAGACCTTCACCACGCAGGAAACGATGCTGAACGCGGTCACGGCGCGGCGCTGGATCATTGAGAAATTTGGGGAGAAGCTAGGCGAGGCGGCGGTCGGCAAGCACATGCTGGCGGTTTCCACCAATCTCAAGGCTACGGCGGGCTTTGGCCTGCCGGATGAGAATGTGTTCGGCTTCTGGGACTGGGTCGGTGGGCGCTATAGCCTGTGGTCCGCCGTCGGCATGTCGATTGCCCTTGCGCTCGGCATGGACCGGTTCGACGCGCTGCGCGCGGGAGCGGCGGCCATGGATCGCCACTTCGCCGAGGCGCCGCTCGAGAAAAATCTTCCCGTTCTTATGGGGCTTGTCGGCGTCTGGAACCGTAATTTCCTCGGTTGCGCCGCGCTGGCGGTCTTGCCTTACGCCGAGCGGCTGCGGCATTTCCCCGGTTTCTTGCAGCAGCTTGAAATGGAGAGCAACGGCAAGTCGGTGGATCGGGACGGCGGCGCACTGGACTACGCCACCAGCCCGGTGATTTTCGGATCGAGCGGCACGGTCGGCCAGCACAGTTTTTATCAGATGCTGCATCAGGGAACCGATGTCATTCCCGCGGACTTCATCGGCGTCCGGAATAACGAATTCGATTTCCCCGAGCAGCAGGACGTCATGCACGCGCATCTTCTGGCGCAAGGCGAGGCGCTGTTGCGCGGAAGAAGCGCCCAGGAACTCGCCTCGGCGACCCCCGACCCCGCGCTGGTGCCGCATCGCGTCGCGCCCGGCAACCGGCCCAGCACGACGCTGCTGCTCGACCGGCTGGACGCTTTTCATCTCGGCCTGCTGACCGCGCTTTACGAGCATAAGGTTTTCGTCCAGAGCGTGGTCTGGAACATCAACGCTTTCGATCAGTGGGGCGTCGAACTCGGCAAGCAAATGGCGGGCAGCCTGCTCGAAGATTTGCGCAGCGACGCGCCGCCCAGGCCGCGCGACGGCTCGACCAACGGCCTCTTGAAGCTGATCAGAAAAAAGTAA
- the hisA gene encoding 1-(5-phosphoribosyl)-5-[(5-phosphoribosylamino)methylideneamino]imidazole-4-carboxamide isomerase, with protein MILYPSIDIKDGAVVRLLRGDLDAVTVFGNDPAEQARRFKAQGFEWLHLVDLNGAVEGKPVNDALVETILAAVDMPVQLGGGIRDMTGIESWLKKGVSRVVLGTIALKQPALVREACREFPDKIAVAIDARDGYVAVAGWMEATNTRALDLALRFEDAGAAAIIYTDINRDGALGGVNLETTVDLAYALTTPVIASGGVGSMQDLVELKAYESAGITGVIVGRALYDGRIDIPKALAELAKPPAEISAC; from the coding sequence ATGATTTTATATCCTTCCATCGACATCAAGGACGGCGCGGTCGTGCGCCTATTGCGCGGCGACCTCGACGCCGTGACCGTGTTCGGCAACGATCCCGCGGAACAGGCGCGGCGCTTCAAGGCGCAGGGCTTCGAATGGCTGCATCTGGTCGATCTCAACGGCGCGGTCGAGGGCAAGCCGGTCAATGACGCGCTGGTCGAAACCATTCTCGCCGCGGTCGATATGCCGGTGCAGCTCGGCGGCGGGATTCGCGACATGACAGGCATCGAGTCCTGGCTGAAAAAAGGCGTGAGCCGCGTCGTGCTCGGCACCATCGCGCTCAAGCAGCCCGCCCTGGTGCGCGAGGCCTGCCGCGAATTTCCGGACAAGATCGCCGTCGCCATCGACGCCCGCGACGGCTATGTCGCGGTCGCGGGCTGGATGGAGGCGACCAACACCCGCGCGCTCGACCTCGCGCTGCGTTTCGAGGACGCCGGCGCGGCGGCGATCATCTATACCGATATCAATCGCGACGGCGCGCTCGGCGGCGTCAATCTCGAGACCACCGTCGATCTCGCCTACGCGCTGACGACGCCGGTGATCGCTTCGGGCGGCGTCGGCTCGATGCAGGATCTGGTCGAACTGAAAGCCTATGAAAGCGCGGGCATTACCGGGGTCATCGTCGGGCGCGCGCTCTATGACGGGCGGATCGATATCCCGAAGGCGCTGGCGGAATTGGCGAAGCCTCCCGCCGAAATCTCGGCATGCTGA
- the grpE gene encoding nucleotide exchange factor GrpE, protein MTEPAEDIQSAPEGAAPDVANDSADPAARIAALEAQVKELKEQGLRYLAEMENVRKRAQKERDDAGKYAVAGFARELLEVADNFERAAASAPQDGMSDAVKNLVTGIEATGRQLAAALERAGIKKVEALGQLFDPNFHQVMMEIDDAEKPAGTVVQVLQPGYVIHGRLLREARVAVSKGGAAAGKMDTVA, encoded by the coding sequence ATGACCGAACCCGCTGAAGATATTCAGAGCGCGCCCGAGGGCGCGGCCCCGGACGTCGCCAATGACAGCGCCGATCCCGCCGCCCGCATTGCCGCGCTTGAAGCGCAGGTTAAGGAATTGAAGGAGCAGGGGCTGCGCTATCTGGCCGAGATGGAGAATGTCCGCAAGCGCGCCCAGAAAGAGCGCGACGATGCCGGAAAATACGCCGTGGCCGGATTCGCCAGGGAATTGCTGGAAGTGGCCGATAATTTCGAGCGCGCGGCGGCTTCCGCGCCGCAGGACGGCATGAGCGACGCGGTCAAAAATCTGGTGACGGGCATCGAGGCCACCGGGCGGCAGCTTGCCGCCGCGCTGGAGCGGGCGGGAATCAAGAAGGTCGAGGCGCTGGGCCAGCTTTTCGATCCGAATTTCCATCAGGTCATGATGGAAATCGACGACGCCGAGAAACCCGCCGGCACCGTGGTGCAGGTCTTGCAGCCCGGCTATGTGATCCATGGCCGGCTGCTGCGCGAGGCGCGGGTCGCCGTCAGCAAGGGCGGCGCGGCGGCGGGGAAGATGGATACGGTGGCGTAA
- the hisF gene encoding imidazole glycerol phosphate synthase subunit HisF, giving the protein MLKHRIIPCLDVKDGRVVKGVNFIDLRDAGDPVEQARIYDRMGADELTFLDITASHENRATIYDVVARTADSVFMPLTVGGGVREVEDFRRLLLAGADKVAVNSAAVARPGLIREGAEKFGAQCVTVAIDAKKVGAGWNVFVKGGREDTGKDAVAWAQEAVSLGAGEILLTSMDRDGTGGGYDLDLLRAVSARVPVPVVASGGVGTLEHLADGIRAGADAVLAASIFHFGTYTVAEAKAHLAAQGLPVRN; this is encoded by the coding sequence ATGCTGAAACACCGAATCATCCCCTGTCTCGACGTGAAAGACGGCCGGGTGGTCAAGGGCGTGAATTTCATCGATCTGCGCGACGCGGGCGATCCGGTCGAACAGGCCAGAATCTACGACCGCATGGGCGCGGACGAGCTTACTTTTCTCGATATCACCGCGAGCCATGAGAATCGCGCGACGATCTATGACGTGGTGGCGCGCACGGCGGATTCGGTTTTCATGCCGCTGACCGTGGGCGGCGGCGTGCGCGAGGTCGAGGATTTCCGCCGTCTGCTGCTCGCGGGCGCGGACAAGGTCGCGGTGAATTCCGCCGCCGTGGCCCGGCCCGGATTGATCCGCGAGGGCGCGGAAAAATTCGGCGCGCAATGCGTGACGGTCGCCATTGACGCCAAGAAGGTTGGCGCGGGCTGGAACGTGTTCGTCAAAGGCGGGCGCGAGGATACCGGCAAGGACGCGGTGGCCTGGGCGCAGGAAGCGGTGTCGCTGGGCGCGGGCGAGATTCTGCTGACCTCGATGGATCGCGACGGCACCGGCGGCGGCTATGATCTGGATTTGCTGCGCGCGGTGTCGGCGCGCGTGCCCGTGCCGGTCGTCGCGTCGGGCGGCGTCGGGACGCTGGAGCATCTGGCCGACGGCATCCGCGCGGGCGCCGATGCGGTGCTTGCCGCCAGCATTTTTCATTTCGGGACTTATACGGTCGCCGAGGCCAAGGCGCATCTGGCGGCGCAGGGCTTGCCGGTGCGGAACTGA
- a CDS encoding pitrilysin family protein encodes MKKFLLAAILLVFSSLPAAALPVETVTSDSGIEAWLVQDRSVPVVSIAFAFRGGVEQDPVKRQGLSALLAELMTAGAAGRDAAQFQQALADHGIRFGFSAERDAVSGSVKALREDMDMAAELAHDALTAPRFDAADIERIKQEHITVVSSRLADPEWQARRTMFGALFPGHPYALRSYGTKASIAAATTEDLQQERKRRFARGNLLVTAVGDITPHELNVWLDKVFGDLPAEADLRPVADIEAPPRGITIHVPHEGGQSVLLFAAPGIKRDDPDWHAAAILDYILGGGGFSSRLMNEVRDKRGLTYGIGASLAAMDHAGIMLGQALTANAKAGEAWKVTRNVWAKTWQEGVTEAELADAKSYLIGALPTGFTSTDAIAAVLLNLRQEHLPADYLDDREDLLAAVTREDIARAAKRLLDPARLTLVVVGKAAGIKADKEEKFVKE; translated from the coding sequence GTGAAAAAATTCCTCCTCGCGGCAATCTTGCTGGTTTTTTCTTCGCTGCCCGCCGCCGCGCTGCCGGTCGAGACGGTGACGTCGGATTCGGGCATCGAGGCGTGGCTGGTGCAGGACAGGAGCGTTCCGGTCGTCAGCATCGCTTTCGCCTTCAGGGGCGGCGTCGAGCAAGACCCCGTGAAACGGCAGGGTTTGAGCGCGCTGCTGGCCGAGCTTATGACGGCGGGGGCGGCCGGGCGCGATGCCGCGCAATTTCAGCAGGCGCTGGCCGATCACGGCATCCGGTTCGGCTTCAGCGCCGAGCGCGACGCCGTATCGGGATCGGTCAAGGCGCTGCGCGAAGACATGGACATGGCGGCGGAACTCGCCCATGACGCGCTGACCGCGCCGCGTTTCGACGCGGCGGATATCGAGCGCATCAAGCAGGAGCATATCACGGTGGTTTCGTCGCGCCTTGCCGATCCGGAATGGCAGGCGCGGCGGACGATGTTCGGCGCGCTGTTCCCCGGCCATCCTTACGCGCTGCGTTCCTACGGAACCAAGGCCAGCATCGCCGCCGCGACCACGGAGGATTTGCAGCAGGAGCGCAAGCGCCGCTTCGCCCGCGGCAATCTGCTGGTGACCGCCGTTGGCGACATCACGCCGCATGAACTTAATGTCTGGCTGGACAAGGTTTTCGGCGACCTGCCGGCGGAGGCGGATCTGCGCCCGGTGGCGGATATCGAGGCGCCGCCGCGCGGGATCACGATCCATGTGCCGCATGAAGGCGGGCAGTCGGTCCTTCTGTTCGCCGCGCCCGGCATCAAGCGCGACGATCCCGACTGGCACGCGGCGGCGATCCTGGATTATATTCTCGGCGGCGGCGGTTTTTCCTCGCGCCTGATGAATGAGGTGCGCGACAAGCGCGGCCTGACCTACGGCATCGGCGCGTCGCTGGCGGCCATGGATCATGCCGGGATCATGCTCGGCCAGGCGCTCACCGCGAATGCCAAAGCCGGTGAAGCCTGGAAGGTGACGCGGAACGTCTGGGCCAAGACCTGGCAGGAGGGCGTGACCGAAGCCGAGCTTGCCGATGCGAAGAGCTATCTGATCGGCGCGCTGCCGACCGGCTTTACCTCCACCGACGCGATCGCCGCCGTCTTGCTGAATTTGCGGCAGGAGCATTTGCCCGCCGATTATCTCGACGATCGCGAAGACCTGCTGGCCGCCGTCACCCGCGAGGATATCGCGCGCGCGGCGAAACGTCTGCTCGATCCGGCGCGGCTTACCTTGGTCGTCGTCGGCAAAGCGGCGGGAATCAAGGCGGACAAGGAAGAAAAATTTGTCAAGGAATGA